From the Halorhabdus utahensis DSM 12940 genome, one window contains:
- a CDS encoding mechanosensitive ion channel family protein: MTRRLPYALVFLAVASASSALAVGRIGVPWFDPAGEALFVEALTIVTILSAAFGGYWLVLAYLSGHAVDKRRRHDARNVLRLTFGIVATVATLGALTDQWVGMLVSLGVVGFAVTFALQQPLFSLIGWFYILVNRPYQVGDRIAIEDTRGDVVSIGFFVTEVWEIDGDLVSTNQPSGRIITVPNSVVLSSHVVNFYGEGVPYVWNELSVQVAYETELDFATEVMIDVATEHLGEEMAQEIGKYRDRLAETPVELDVVEEPTVNISQAESWVELRLRYLVHPRRGTRARNAMYETILDRFNENPDRVAFPVSRSR, from the coding sequence GTGACGCGACGACTTCCGTACGCGCTCGTCTTCCTTGCGGTCGCCAGCGCGAGTTCCGCTCTCGCCGTCGGTCGGATCGGCGTGCCGTGGTTCGACCCGGCCGGGGAAGCCTTGTTCGTCGAGGCGCTGACGATCGTCACGATCCTCTCGGCTGCCTTCGGCGGGTACTGGCTCGTCCTGGCGTATCTCTCGGGCCACGCTGTGGACAAGCGCCGCCGACACGACGCCCGGAACGTGCTTCGGCTCACCTTCGGGATCGTCGCGACCGTCGCGACGCTGGGCGCGCTGACCGACCAGTGGGTCGGCATGCTCGTCTCGCTGGGCGTCGTCGGGTTCGCCGTCACCTTCGCCCTCCAGCAGCCCCTGTTCTCGCTGATCGGGTGGTTCTACATCCTGGTCAACCGTCCCTACCAGGTCGGCGACCGGATCGCCATCGAGGACACGCGTGGCGATGTCGTCTCGATCGGCTTTTTCGTCACTGAGGTCTGGGAGATCGACGGCGACCTGGTCTCCACGAACCAGCCGTCGGGCCGGATCATCACCGTCCCGAACAGCGTCGTCCTCTCGAGTCACGTCGTCAACTTCTACGGCGAGGGCGTCCCGTACGTCTGGAACGAGCTATCGGTGCAAGTCGCCTACGAGACAGAGCTGGACTTCGCGACCGAGGTGATGATCGACGTCGCGACCGAACACCTCGGCGAGGAGATGGCCCAAGAGATCGGGAAGTATCGCGATCGCCTCGCCGAAACGCCCGTCGAACTCGACGTGGTCGAGGAGCCGACAGTCAACATCAGCCAGGCGGAGTCCTGGGTGGAATTGCGCCTGCGATATCTCGTCCACCCGCGTCGAGGAACCCGCGCTCGCAACGCCATGTACGAGACGATCCTCGATCGATTCAACGAGAATCCCGACCGCGTGGCGTTTCCGGTCAGCCGGAGCCGGTAA
- a CDS encoding DUF7289 family protein produces the protein MEPRRLTRDTDGGPDDERALSDVVAFTLTFSIIIVSVALVSMFAVGSLVDLAGSQHVQNNDRGTQAVASTLDNIHRSGDAYRQFDISPGDGNLFFNQTKVTIKSSQIDLSALDGNPDTAEIPIGALETRFERSDRTIYVAYEGGGVFRTDYATPRYGPSITCSPDGTTIVSLVNLTTDNSIYEAGAFNNDIVIKPSNVPDSVPFSGNNEYATFEAERVDHQQIRDASTTLDLKLDVSETAHPEQWERFFENANGWGWNGGATQGECLNNDDVLIRVVTIKLSKPLD, from the coding sequence ATGGAGCCACGACGTTTGACTCGCGACACTGACGGGGGTCCGGACGACGAGCGAGCGCTTTCCGACGTCGTCGCGTTCACACTCACCTTCTCGATCATCATCGTCAGCGTTGCCCTGGTCTCGATGTTCGCGGTCGGCTCACTCGTCGATCTCGCCGGCTCACAGCACGTCCAGAACAACGACCGTGGCACCCAGGCCGTCGCCTCGACACTTGACAACATCCACCGAAGCGGCGACGCCTACCGACAGTTCGACATCTCACCGGGTGACGGGAACCTGTTTTTCAATCAGACGAAAGTCACTATCAAGAGTTCCCAGATCGATCTATCGGCGCTCGACGGGAACCCGGACACTGCCGAGATCCCGATCGGTGCGCTGGAGACACGCTTCGAGCGCTCGGATCGGACGATCTACGTCGCCTACGAGGGCGGCGGGGTCTTTCGAACGGACTACGCCACGCCGAGGTACGGGCCTTCGATCACGTGTTCACCCGATGGCACCACGATCGTCTCGCTGGTCAATCTGACGACAGACAATTCGATATACGAGGCAGGAGCGTTCAACAACGACATCGTGATCAAGCCATCGAACGTCCCAGACTCGGTGCCCTTCAGCGGAAACAACGAGTACGCGACCTTCGAGGCCGAGCGCGTCGACCACCAACAGATTCGAGACGCCAGCACAACCCTTGACCTCAAACTCGATGTCTCGGAGACGGCCCATCCCGAGCAGTGGGAACGGTTCTTCGAGAATGCCAACGGATGGGGTTGGAACGGCGGAGCCACGCAAGGAGAATGCCTCAACAACGATGACGTGTTGATCCGGGTCGTCACGATCAAACTCAGCAAGCCCCTGGACTAG
- a CDS encoding Lrp/AsnC family transcriptional regulator, giving the protein MDSRDELLELLRENARYSTTELARMADMDEDAVEETIADLEAAGALRGYQAVVDWNGLDRERVRATVELNVTLDRETSYGDIADRIAKFPEVTTLRLMSGDYDFLMEVEGDSMSEVSWFISEKVAPIPEITQTVTHYVMDSYKESGIEFGDGDEDDRLSISP; this is encoded by the coding sequence ATGGACAGTCGCGACGAACTCCTGGAGTTACTCCGAGAGAACGCCCGCTACTCGACGACCGAGCTGGCGCGGATGGCGGACATGGACGAAGACGCCGTCGAGGAGACGATCGCGGACCTCGAAGCAGCCGGCGCACTCCGGGGCTACCAGGCCGTCGTCGACTGGAACGGTCTCGACCGCGAGCGCGTCCGTGCGACGGTCGAACTCAACGTCACCTTGGACCGGGAGACCAGCTACGGCGACATCGCCGATCGGATCGCCAAGTTCCCGGAAGTCACGACACTGCGGCTGATGAGCGGTGACTACGACTTCCTGATGGAGGTCGAGGGCGACTCGATGAGCGAGGTGTCGTGGTTCATCAGCGAGAAGGTCGCGCCGATCCCCGAGATCACCCAGACCGTCACCCACTACGTGATGGACTCCTACAAGGAGAGCGGCATCGAGTTCGGGGACGGCGACGAGGACGACCGTCTCTCGATCTCACCATGA
- a CDS encoding type II secretion system F family protein has translation MSLERRRAGSPIGEAGGLGDTFYPLFGRLFNEDGDFVANVETKLAEARMADNVEMFLSRALAVGSIAGTSLWLVGMLLGYLLVATVLAGQVPSFLGLGFPKSVLPVIQALKLPFLMIVSGLLFGTIGFAVGFGSLVSIPYFRASARERQINVMLSDAVSFMYALSVGGLNQLDILEAIAAADDTYGEVAKEFQSIVLETTYFDTDYRTAIRNQAIQTPSDELSQFLTDMLSIVDSGGDMTSFLEDQKNKYMRTSKQTQERMLETLELFGEMYMTLSLFPLLLIIILVVMSMMGNASTQLMYITVYGLIPMINVAFLVLVSTVTSDESSDGFLLPDDPKMRAQIEGETNLFSLGLIEQYTGSYDIFDRINDREGTHQVIDILKAPHIFLRDNPPYVLAVTIPITLVALVLAVLMGWAPTSLDGMIADPLQGTFFWLYVPAYINFIPLAIFHEWNVQYRHSIIGKLSENLRKLSSANETGMTLLESLNIVARTSSGRLADEFSIMHRKVQYGTNLKQALREFNNKYHVPRLSRTVKLISEAQEASNQIQDVLSTAAQASENQDDIDRDRKSRTRMQVVIIIMTFLTLLGVIAMLKVQFFETMAGLSQTADTGESIGGQQFGSSMPSNDLLSMLFFHAVSLQAIFSAIIAGYIRNVRIISGLKYAIALMTISLVVWMAIGG, from the coding sequence ATGAGCCTGGAGCGCCGGCGCGCGGGGTCACCCATCGGTGAAGCGGGGGGACTCGGCGATACGTTCTACCCACTGTTCGGCCGTCTATTCAACGAAGACGGCGATTTCGTCGCAAACGTCGAAACGAAACTGGCCGAAGCCCGGATGGCGGACAACGTCGAGATGTTCCTCTCGCGGGCCCTGGCTGTCGGGTCCATCGCCGGCACGTCGTTGTGGCTCGTCGGCATGTTGCTCGGCTATCTGCTGGTCGCGACGGTCCTCGCCGGTCAGGTACCGTCCTTTCTGGGGCTGGGCTTCCCGAAGAGCGTGCTCCCGGTTATTCAGGCGCTGAAGCTGCCCTTCCTGATGATCGTTTCGGGCCTGTTGTTCGGCACGATCGGCTTTGCCGTCGGGTTCGGATCGCTGGTTTCGATCCCGTACTTCCGGGCCAGTGCCCGTGAACGCCAGATCAACGTGATGCTTTCGGACGCCGTCTCGTTCATGTACGCGCTGTCGGTCGGTGGCCTCAACCAGCTCGACATTCTCGAGGCGATCGCGGCCGCCGACGACACCTACGGCGAGGTCGCAAAGGAATTCCAGAGTATCGTCCTGGAGACGACGTACTTCGATACGGACTACCGCACAGCGATCCGGAACCAGGCCATCCAGACGCCCAGCGACGAGTTGAGTCAGTTCCTGACGGACATGCTCTCGATCGTCGACTCCGGCGGGGACATGACGTCGTTCCTCGAAGATCAGAAGAACAAGTACATGCGCACGAGCAAGCAGACCCAGGAGCGCATGCTCGAAACCCTCGAGCTGTTCGGGGAGATGTACATGACGCTGTCTTTGTTCCCGCTTCTGTTGATCATCATCCTCGTCGTGATGAGCATGATGGGCAACGCGAGCACCCAGCTCATGTACATCACCGTCTACGGGCTGATCCCGATGATCAACGTCGCCTTCCTGGTGCTCGTCTCGACTGTCACTTCCGATGAGAGCAGCGATGGGTTCTTGCTCCCTGACGATCCAAAGATGCGCGCCCAGATCGAAGGGGAAACGAACCTGTTCAGCCTCGGTCTGATCGAGCAGTACACGGGGAGCTACGACATCTTCGATCGGATCAACGACCGCGAAGGGACCCACCAGGTCATTGATATACTGAAAGCACCGCACATTTTCCTGCGCGACAATCCGCCGTACGTGCTTGCCGTGACGATCCCCATCACGCTGGTTGCTCTGGTGCTCGCCGTGTTGATGGGGTGGGCACCCACCTCTCTGGATGGGATGATCGCCGACCCCCTTCAGGGAACGTTCTTCTGGCTGTACGTGCCGGCGTACATCAATTTCATCCCCCTTGCGATCTTCCACGAGTGGAACGTCCAGTACCGACACTCGATCATCGGGAAGCTCTCGGAGAACCTCCGAAAGCTCTCGAGTGCCAACGAGACGGGGATGACGTTGCTCGAGTCGCTGAATATCGTCGCTCGGACGTCCTCCGGTCGGCTGGCCGACGAGTTCTCGATCATGCACCGGAAAGTCCAGTACGGGACGAACCTCAAGCAGGCACTCCGGGAGTTCAACAACAAGTATCACGTCCCGCGGCTGAGTCGAACGGTCAAACTCATCAGCGAGGCCCAGGAGGCCTCCAACCAGATCCAGGACGTGCTCTCGACGGCCGCCCAGGCCAGTGAAAACCAGGACGACATCGATCGTGACCGCAAGTCCCGGACGCGGATGCAGGTCGTCATCATCATCATGACGTTCCTGACGCTTTTGGGCGTCATCGCCATGCTGAAGGTCCAGTTCTTCGAGACGATGGCCGGTCTCTCACAAACAGCCGACACCGGGGAGTCGATCGGCGGCCAGCAATTCGGTTCGAGCATGCCCAGCAACGACCTGCTCTCGATGCTGTTCTTCCACGCAGTCTCGTTGCAAGCCATCTTCTCGGCGATCATCGCCGGTTACATCAGAAACGTCCGGATCATCTCGGGACTGAAGTACGCCATTGCGCTGATGACGATCTCGCTCGTGGTGTGGATGGCCATCGGCGGGTGA
- a CDS encoding chemotaxis protein CheC translates to MSLMIDIRKLALFNKMAKEGGNTVAEHLSTMTGMETEMEITKINFIDVPDIKTHVGDNKQIGISIELEEPPHGHILFLLNADSAKDLARGMIGDMGGSDPEQDGFTEMERSAIQEIGNIMTSGFIDGWANVLETTIDISTPTFTYGPGSGMVDELVGERDSEMALMFDSRVQALDSDIDVKVYTFPELDELVELMQEIEV, encoded by the coding sequence ATGAGTTTGATGATCGACATTCGGAAGCTCGCGTTGTTCAACAAGATGGCCAAGGAGGGTGGCAACACTGTTGCCGAGCATCTGAGTACGATGACGGGGATGGAAACGGAGATGGAGATCACCAAGATCAACTTCATCGACGTCCCCGACATCAAGACTCACGTCGGCGACAACAAACAGATCGGCATCAGCATCGAGCTGGAAGAGCCGCCCCACGGCCACATCCTCTTTCTCCTGAACGCCGACAGCGCCAAGGATCTCGCTCGCGGCATGATCGGCGACATGGGCGGCAGCGATCCGGAACAGGATGGGTTCACCGAGATGGAACGATCGGCCATCCAGGAGATCGGCAACATCATGACCTCGGGCTTCATCGACGGGTGGGCCAACGTCCTGGAGACCACCATCGACATCTCGACGCCGACGTTCACGTACGGCCCGGGAAGCGGGATGGTCGACGAACTCGTCGGCGAGCGTGACTCCGAGATGGCGCTGATGTTCGACTCCCGCGTCCAGGCGCTGGACTCCGACATCGACGTGAAAGTCTATACCTTCCCCGAACTCGACGAACTCGTCGAGCTGATGCAGGAGATCGAAGTCTGA
- a CDS encoding thioredoxin family protein, with amino-acid sequence MTALDSEREAIERGEVAPDFELPGTDGETHALADFTDHEAVLVVFTCNHCPYAVAKFDPLNELAAEYDDLAVVGINANDSDEYPDDSFEKMVELVEDGTIAYDAYLRDESQDIARAYGAVCTPDPFLLENDGGAFRLAYHGRIDDAMSPDEEPETFEMRNVVEDLLAGRELTDEFRPSRGCNIKWTDGSVRPE; translated from the coding sequence ATGACTGCACTCGACTCCGAACGCGAGGCCATCGAACGCGGCGAGGTTGCCCCGGACTTCGAACTCCCCGGAACCGACGGCGAGACCCACGCCCTCGCGGACTTCACCGACCACGAGGCCGTGCTGGTGGTGTTCACCTGCAATCACTGCCCGTACGCCGTGGCGAAATTTGACCCGCTGAACGAACTAGCGGCCGAATACGACGACCTCGCCGTCGTCGGCATCAACGCCAACGATAGCGACGAGTATCCCGATGACTCCTTCGAGAAGATGGTCGAACTCGTCGAGGACGGCACGATCGCCTACGACGCGTACCTCCGTGACGAATCCCAAGATATCGCCCGCGCGTATGGCGCTGTCTGTACGCCCGACCCATTCCTGCTGGAAAACGACGGCGGCGCGTTCCGGCTGGCCTACCACGGCCGGATCGACGACGCGATGAGTCCCGACGAAGAACCCGAGACCTTCGAGATGCGAAACGTCGTCGAGGACCTCCTCGCGGGCCGGGAGCTCACCGACGAGTTCCGGCCTTCGCGCGGGTGCAACATCAAGTGGACGGACGGCAGCGTCCGGCCCGAGTGA
- a CDS encoding pyridoxal phosphate-dependent aminotransferase gives MTIELSERARTIPPSGIRRFFELAEQQDDIISLGVGEPDFSAPWSAREAAIASLEQGKTSYTANRGKLELREAIAGHVADAFDLTYDPDDEILVTTGVSEAVDLALRAIVDPGDTVAVAKPAYISYVPGAIFAGGDPLDVVTRRDDEFKLTREVLEASGAAEADVLVMNYPNNPTGATMNRAELQPVAEFAREHDLTVLSDEVYAQLSYEHDHTSIATLPGMRERTIVFNGFSKAYAMTGLRLGYAMGPPDVIAAMNRIHQYTMLSAPTTPQYAAIEALERCEDDVAEMRNQYNRRRRFVLSRFEEMGVDCFPASGAFYAFPESPWDDSDAFAEALLEEAGVAVVPGNVFGDAGEGHLRVSYATGLGDLKEALARFEEFIS, from the coding sequence ATGACCATCGAGCTATCCGAGCGGGCCCGGACCATCCCACCGTCGGGTATCCGGCGGTTCTTCGAACTCGCCGAGCAGCAGGACGACATCATCTCCCTGGGCGTGGGCGAACCGGACTTCTCCGCGCCCTGGAGTGCACGGGAAGCGGCCATCGCCTCCCTGGAACAGGGCAAGACCTCCTACACGGCCAATCGGGGCAAACTCGAACTCCGGGAGGCGATCGCGGGCCACGTCGCTGATGCGTTCGACCTCACGTACGATCCCGACGACGAGATCCTGGTGACGACGGGCGTTAGCGAGGCCGTCGATCTGGCCCTGCGGGCGATCGTCGATCCCGGCGACACCGTCGCCGTGGCCAAGCCCGCCTATATCTCCTACGTCCCGGGCGCGATCTTCGCCGGCGGCGACCCCCTCGACGTGGTGACCCGGCGGGACGACGAGTTCAAACTCACTCGGGAGGTGCTCGAAGCCAGCGGGGCGGCCGAGGCCGACGTGCTCGTGATGAACTACCCGAACAACCCCACGGGCGCGACGATGAACCGGGCGGAACTCCAGCCGGTCGCCGAATTCGCGCGCGAGCACGATCTCACGGTCCTGAGCGACGAGGTGTACGCCCAACTGAGCTACGAACACGACCACACCTCGATCGCAACGCTGCCGGGCATGCGCGAGCGGACCATCGTCTTCAACGGCTTCTCGAAGGCCTACGCGATGACGGGCCTTCGGCTGGGGTACGCGATGGGGCCGCCGGACGTGATCGCCGCGATGAACCGGATCCACCAGTACACGATGTTGTCGGCCCCGACCACGCCCCAGTATGCGGCCATCGAGGCGCTTGAACGCTGTGAGGACGACGTCGCCGAGATGCGCAACCAGTACAACCGGCGACGCCGGTTCGTCCTCTCCCGGTTCGAGGAGATGGGCGTCGACTGCTTCCCCGCGAGCGGTGCCTTCTATGCCTTCCCGGAATCGCCCTGGGATGACAGTGACGCCTTCGCCGAAGCACTCCTCGAAGAAGCAGGCGTCGCGGTCGTCCCGGGTAACGTCTTCGGCGATGCCGGCGAGGGCCACCTTCGCGTCTCGTACGCGACAGGGCTTGGCGACCTCAAGGAAGCACTGGCTCGCTTCGAGGAATTTATTTCGTAA
- a CDS encoding type II/IV secretion system ATPase subunit translates to MAIDDKDGGDGSLRSRATSLFGDSDDEQPAEAEEEDAYNWVDFRREFHDGGAFDRSEYLGFDPHRTAAVLRERASDAETLNTHWQAFADPETTPVRKGEYYWEHFKREYYYESDGSVPHDDAGEKIPFEESDHLGFEPDELAGRMSHGQNLAEELVDLVDERTVDVNEELDEDAFFSTVEGNTTVVNRYDLERAVPMEKKRHFEEVERYWVNKPYACVVLFHSKKENERKYYVIEPALNDIERELKGFLGNKLKTAIKYAEEGVGVEDGEADRAAVIEREAQDLLKRYDIYEDAIESGAGTGSTDWLKELVGMDTETDAIEPAEESSALAGIAARPEPAIIEEDPDTLTEYQVEKLLYLLKRDYIGYGKIDPIKHDINVEDVSCDGYNSRVFVYHTDYEQIISNVEHGESDLDDFVVKLAQRSGKGISKRQPQVDATLPDGSRAQLTLGREVSDHGTNYTIRQFKDVPFTPVDLINWNTFSLDEMAFLWLAIENNKSMIFAGGTASGKTTSLNAISLFIPSNAKIVSIEDTREVELPQRNWVASVTRPSFGEDQTGDIDEFDLLEAALRQRPDYIVMGEVRGEEGRDLFQVMSTGHTGYSTFHADTVGEVIKRFTTDPINVSKTLFTALDLVSIQTQTRVQGRKVRRNKTLTEINEYSPENDEINVRDVYQWQAESDEFLQMGSSSTLEEIKFDRGWDQDTLDEELFMRKVVLAYLIEQGLNTYTEVAATLQAFINDPKTIMTLIANDQLDHSLEDLREMESVQITVDPAKEEMVPRPDPPDELLSEATDVLENATPLFDRYKEQARTDIVSALADVESDDALAEDDDDVDFGRFVPKAGTDGVEGE, encoded by the coding sequence ATGGCAATTGATGACAAAGATGGTGGGGACGGATCACTTCGTTCACGGGCCACCTCGCTGTTTGGGGACAGCGACGACGAGCAACCTGCCGAAGCGGAGGAGGAAGATGCCTACAACTGGGTGGACTTTCGGCGGGAGTTCCACGACGGGGGTGCCTTCGATCGGAGCGAATACCTCGGCTTCGACCCACATCGGACTGCGGCGGTACTCAGAGAGCGCGCGAGTGATGCGGAGACGTTAAACACACACTGGCAGGCCTTCGCCGACCCCGAGACCACACCGGTTCGCAAGGGGGAGTATTACTGGGAACACTTCAAACGGGAGTACTATTACGAGTCCGACGGGTCCGTCCCGCACGACGACGCGGGCGAGAAGATCCCGTTCGAGGAAAGCGACCATCTCGGGTTCGAGCCGGACGAGCTAGCGGGGCGGATGAGCCACGGCCAGAACCTGGCCGAGGAACTCGTCGACCTCGTCGACGAACGGACGGTCGACGTCAACGAGGAGTTAGACGAGGACGCCTTCTTCTCGACGGTCGAGGGCAACACGACGGTCGTCAATCGCTACGACCTCGAACGGGCCGTCCCGATGGAGAAAAAGCGCCACTTCGAGGAAGTCGAGCGCTACTGGGTCAACAAACCCTACGCCTGTGTCGTGCTCTTTCACTCGAAAAAGGAGAACGAGCGCAAGTACTACGTCATCGAGCCCGCGCTCAACGACATCGAGCGCGAACTCAAGGGGTTCCTGGGCAACAAACTCAAGACGGCGATCAAGTACGCCGAGGAGGGTGTCGGCGTCGAAGACGGGGAAGCCGACCGGGCCGCAGTCATCGAACGCGAGGCTCAGGATCTCCTCAAGCGATACGATATCTACGAGGACGCCATCGAGTCGGGGGCGGGAACGGGGTCGACCGACTGGCTCAAGGAGCTGGTGGGCATGGACACCGAGACGGATGCGATCGAGCCGGCAGAGGAGTCCTCGGCGCTTGCGGGCATCGCGGCGCGGCCGGAACCCGCGATCATCGAGGAGGACCCCGACACGCTCACCGAATATCAGGTCGAGAAACTCCTGTACCTGCTCAAACGGGACTACATCGGCTACGGCAAGATCGACCCGATCAAACACGACATCAACGTCGAGGACGTTTCGTGTGACGGGTACAACTCCCGGGTGTTCGTCTATCACACCGACTACGAGCAGATCATCTCCAACGTCGAGCACGGCGAGTCCGACCTCGACGACTTCGTGGTGAAACTCGCCCAACGATCCGGAAAGGGCATCTCCAAGCGCCAGCCGCAAGTCGACGCCACCCTGCCGGACGGGTCGCGTGCCCAACTCACCCTCGGTCGGGAGGTCTCCGATCACGGGACCAACTACACCATCCGGCAGTTCAAGGACGTCCCGTTCACGCCGGTGGACCTGATCAACTGGAACACGTTCTCGTTGGACGAGATGGCGTTCCTCTGGCTCGCGATCGAGAACAACAAGTCGATGATCTTCGCCGGCGGGACGGCATCCGGGAAGACGACCTCGCTGAACGCGATCTCGCTTTTCATCCCCAGCAACGCCAAGATCGTCTCCATCGAGGACACGCGCGAGGTCGAACTCCCCCAGCGCAACTGGGTTGCGTCGGTGACTCGCCCCTCTTTCGGGGAGGACCAGACGGGAGACATCGACGAGTTCGACCTGCTGGAAGCGGCACTCCGCCAGCGGCCGGACTACATCGTCATGGGCGAGGTCCGTGGCGAGGAAGGGCGTGACCTCTTCCAGGTCATGTCGACCGGTCACACCGGGTACTCGACGTTCCACGCCGACACGGTCGGTGAGGTCATCAAACGGTTCACGACCGACCCGATCAACGTCTCGAAGACGCTCTTTACGGCGCTGGATCTCGTCTCGATCCAGACCCAGACCCGGGTGCAGGGCCGGAAAGTCCGCCGGAACAAGACCCTGACCGAGATCAACGAGTACTCCCCGGAGAACGACGAGATCAACGTCAGGGACGTCTACCAGTGGCAGGCCGAGTCCGACGAGTTCCTCCAGATGGGGTCTTCGAGCACCTTAGAGGAGATCAAATTCGACCGCGGGTGGGATCAGGACACCCTCGACGAGGAACTGTTCATGCGAAAGGTCGTCCTTGCGTACCTCATCGAGCAGGGCCTGAACACCTACACCGAAGTGGCGGCGACGCTACAGGCGTTCATCAACGATCCGAAGACGATCATGACGCTGATCGCTAACGATCAACTCGATCACAGCCTGGAGGACCTCCGGGAAATGGAATCCGTCCAGATCACGGTCGACCCGGCAAAGGAGGAGATGGTCCCACGACCGGATCCGCCGGACGAGCTCTTGAGTGAGGCGACGGACGTCCTCGAGAACGCGACGCCGTTGTTTGACCGATACAAAGAACAGGCACGGACGGACATCGTGAGCGCGCTGGCCGACGTCGAAAGTGACGACGCGCTCGCTGAGGACGATGACGACGTTGACTTCGGTCGGTTCGTACCGAAAGCAGGGACTGACGGGGTCGAGGGAGAATGA
- a CDS encoding universal stress protein, with amino-acid sequence MGTEILIPTDCTDRSGQRLRRALDVARRKDATVHALYVVDTQRYGEPALSSTEVLIECFEDEGRDHLRSLVEEGKRQGVAVDGHCRRGDPATEVARAAEEFSVDLVIPCLSGVTASQLRHKGLDADRIADPRAPVTA; translated from the coding sequence ATGGGAACAGAAATACTCATTCCGACGGACTGCACGGATCGGTCAGGCCAGCGGCTACGGCGAGCGCTCGACGTCGCACGCCGGAAGGACGCGACGGTCCACGCGCTGTACGTGGTCGACACCCAGCGGTACGGGGAGCCGGCCCTGAGCAGCACCGAAGTGTTGATCGAATGCTTCGAGGACGAGGGACGAGACCATCTCCGCTCGCTCGTAGAGGAAGGCAAGCGCCAGGGCGTCGCCGTCGATGGGCACTGTCGGCGTGGCGATCCGGCCACGGAAGTCGCCCGGGCGGCCGAGGAGTTCTCGGTCGACCTCGTGATCCCGTGTCTGTCGGGTGTCACCGCGTCTCAGCTCCGACACAAAGGCCTCGATGCCGACCGAATCGCCGATCCCCGAGCCCCGGTCACGGCCTGA
- a CDS encoding O-methyltransferase, with product MPTVPAWIEDYAMVVGPEPDDVIEEMDEYAAAEGFPTVGPAVGGWLEQFARMVDAESVFEFGSGYGYSAYWFARGLAADGEIVLTEVDEDELKLARDYLARGDFDTTIHYEHGDAIDIVEAYDGPFDIVLIDNEKTRYREAFEAVREKVAPGGIVVADNAIAGGGIDADAVRELLTGEREAANETTEGIASFVRAIHGDPRFAGSLLPVGEGVVVATRVD from the coding sequence ATGCCAACCGTCCCAGCGTGGATCGAAGACTACGCGATGGTCGTCGGCCCGGAGCCCGACGACGTCATCGAAGAGATGGACGAGTACGCCGCGGCAGAAGGATTCCCGACCGTCGGGCCGGCGGTCGGCGGCTGGCTCGAACAGTTCGCCCGCATGGTCGACGCCGAGTCGGTCTTCGAGTTCGGGTCGGGGTATGGCTATTCGGCGTACTGGTTCGCCCGCGGTCTCGCTGCCGACGGGGAAATCGTCCTCACGGAGGTCGACGAAGACGAGCTGAAACTTGCGAGAGACTATCTCGCGCGCGGGGACTTCGACACGACAATCCACTACGAGCACGGCGACGCCATCGACATCGTCGAGGCGTACGACGGCCCCTTCGACATCGTCCTGATCGACAACGAGAAGACCCGATACCGGGAGGCATTCGAGGCCGTTCGCGAGAAAGTCGCCCCCGGTGGGATCGTCGTCGCCGACAACGCGATCGCCGGCGGCGGGATCGACGCAGACGCGGTCCGCGAACTGTTGACTGGCGAGCGCGAGGCGGCCAACGAGACGACCGAGGGGATCGCCTCGTTCGTTCGGGCAATACACGGTGACCCTCGGTTCGCTGGGTCGCTGTTGCCAGTCGGCGAAGGAGTCGTCGTCGCCACTCGGGTCGACTGA